A window from Plectropomus leopardus isolate mb chromosome 3, YSFRI_Pleo_2.0, whole genome shotgun sequence encodes these proteins:
- the sh3gl1b gene encoding SH3-domain GRB2-like 1b isoform X1, with translation MSVAGLKKQFYKASQMVSEKVGGAEGTKLDDDFRDLERKVDVTSKAVVEVISKTSEYLQPNPASRAKLSMLNTMSKIRGQVKNPGYPQAEGLLGECMSKYGRDLGEDTNFGGALVDVGEAMKRLAEVKDSLDIDVKQNFIDPLQGLCDKDLREIQHHLKKLEGRRLDYDYKKKRQGKIPDEELRQALEKFHESKEVAETSMYNLLETDIEQVSQLSSLVESQLQYHRQAVQVLEELSDKLRDRMNDAQNRPRREYTPKPKPIFDFGDDNHSNGGYSTSMAPPPSRNSEPFFHLATLSFRKPRLSPEQPSCKALYDFEPENEGELGFREGDIITLTNQIDENWYEGMLNSQSGFFPLNYVEVLVPLPH, from the exons ATGTCGGTAGCGGGCTTGAAGAAGCAGTTTTATAAAGCCAGCCAG aTGGTAAGTGAGAAAGTTGGAGGTGCTGAAGGAACCAAACTAGACGATGACTTCAGAGACTTGGAACGG AAAGTAGATGTGACCAGTAAAGCCGTGGTGGAGGTAATCTCCAAAACATCAGAGTACCTTCAGCCTAACCCAG CATCACGGGCCAAATTGTCCATGTTGAACACCATGTCTAAGATCCGCGGTCAGGTGAAGAACCCAGGCTACCCTCAGGCCGAGGGGCTGCTTGGGGAATGTATGAGCAAGTATGGACGGGACCTTGGAGAGGACACTAACTTTG GCGGAGCGCTGGTGGATGTCGGAGAGGCCATGAAGAGATTGGCAGAAGTCAAAGACTCTTTAGATATCGATGTCAAACAGAACTTCATTGATCCATTGCAAGGGCTCTGTGACAAGGACCTCAGAGAGATACAG CATCACCTGAAGAAGCTGGAAGGCCGTCGCTTGGACTATGACTACAAGAAAAAGCGTCAGGGTAAGATCCCAGATGAGGAGCTTCGACAGGCCTTGGAGAAGTTTCACGAGTCAAAGGAAGTGGCCGAGACGAGCATGTACAACCTGCTGGAGACTGAC ataGAGCAGGTGAGCCAGCTCTCATCGCTGGTGGAGTCCCAGCTGCAGTACCACAGACAGGCTGTGCAGGTGCTGGAGGAGCTGTCTGACAAACTCAGAGACAG GATGAATGATGCTCAGAATAGACCAAGACGTGAATACACACCTAAACCCAAACCTATCTTTGACTTCGGAGATGACAACCATTCAAACGGCGGCTACTCAACTTCAATGGCCCCTCCACCTTCACGCAACTCAG AGCCGTTTTTTCACTTGGCCACATTGTCCTTTCGGAAACCCAGATTGT CCCCGGAGCAGCCGAGCTGTAAGGCGCTGTACGACTTTGAGCCAGAGAATGAGGGAGAGCTGGGCTTCCGCGAGGGCGATATCATCACCCTGACCAATCAGATCGACGAGAACTGGTACGAGGGCATGCTGAACAGCCAGTCGGGATTCTTCCCTCTCAACTATGTCGAGGTCCTCGTCCCGTTGCCACACTAA
- the sh3gl1b gene encoding SH3-domain GRB2-like 1b isoform X2 — protein sequence MSVAGLKKQFYKASQMVSEKVGGAEGTKLDDDFRDLERKVDVTSKAVVEVISKTSEYLQPNPASRAKLSMLNTMSKIRGQVKNPGYPQAEGLLGECMSKYGRDLGEDTNFGGALVDVGEAMKRLAEVKDSLDIDVKQNFIDPLQGLCDKDLREIQHHLKKLEGRRLDYDYKKKRQGKIPDEELRQALEKFHESKEVAETSMYNLLETDIEQVSQLSSLVESQLQYHRQAVQVLEELSDKLRDRMNDAQNRPRREYTPKPKPIFDFGDDNHSNGGYSTSMAPPPSRNSAPEQPSCKALYDFEPENEGELGFREGDIITLTNQIDENWYEGMLNSQSGFFPLNYVEVLVPLPH from the exons ATGTCGGTAGCGGGCTTGAAGAAGCAGTTTTATAAAGCCAGCCAG aTGGTAAGTGAGAAAGTTGGAGGTGCTGAAGGAACCAAACTAGACGATGACTTCAGAGACTTGGAACGG AAAGTAGATGTGACCAGTAAAGCCGTGGTGGAGGTAATCTCCAAAACATCAGAGTACCTTCAGCCTAACCCAG CATCACGGGCCAAATTGTCCATGTTGAACACCATGTCTAAGATCCGCGGTCAGGTGAAGAACCCAGGCTACCCTCAGGCCGAGGGGCTGCTTGGGGAATGTATGAGCAAGTATGGACGGGACCTTGGAGAGGACACTAACTTTG GCGGAGCGCTGGTGGATGTCGGAGAGGCCATGAAGAGATTGGCAGAAGTCAAAGACTCTTTAGATATCGATGTCAAACAGAACTTCATTGATCCATTGCAAGGGCTCTGTGACAAGGACCTCAGAGAGATACAG CATCACCTGAAGAAGCTGGAAGGCCGTCGCTTGGACTATGACTACAAGAAAAAGCGTCAGGGTAAGATCCCAGATGAGGAGCTTCGACAGGCCTTGGAGAAGTTTCACGAGTCAAAGGAAGTGGCCGAGACGAGCATGTACAACCTGCTGGAGACTGAC ataGAGCAGGTGAGCCAGCTCTCATCGCTGGTGGAGTCCCAGCTGCAGTACCACAGACAGGCTGTGCAGGTGCTGGAGGAGCTGTCTGACAAACTCAGAGACAG GATGAATGATGCTCAGAATAGACCAAGACGTGAATACACACCTAAACCCAAACCTATCTTTGACTTCGGAGATGACAACCATTCAAACGGCGGCTACTCAACTTCAATGGCCCCTCCACCTTCACGCAACTCAG CCCCGGAGCAGCCGAGCTGTAAGGCGCTGTACGACTTTGAGCCAGAGAATGAGGGAGAGCTGGGCTTCCGCGAGGGCGATATCATCACCCTGACCAATCAGATCGACGAGAACTGGTACGAGGGCATGCTGAACAGCCAGTCGGGATTCTTCCCTCTCAACTATGTCGAGGTCCTCGTCCCGTTGCCACACTAA